The Pseudomonadota bacterium genome has a window encoding:
- a CDS encoding YkgJ family cysteine cluster protein — MSAFDNYIQLLDKIDAFAAGVMARHPASFRCGPGCSKCCVAGITMWRVEADHIKGYIESPEFDIPSSLRLAHVPPGPVVGSPPFAASPQQSRSPCTPRERLLASNGGPPIRRHPEAQENRRSQGLSNSGDQCTYLNEQGLCSIYPVRPAVCRLWGAPLLIPAGREAEWGIRASSSAPSGRGTIVSCDLNFTGSPSLAELAKKDILNVETALTALAAINHLYCRAVGADPEERTPLSSIA; from the coding sequence ATGAGTGCCTTCGACAACTACATCCAACTCCTGGACAAGATCGACGCATTCGCAGCCGGCGTCATGGCCCGCCACCCTGCCTCGTTCAGGTGCGGCCCCGGATGCTCCAAGTGCTGCGTGGCCGGCATCACCATGTGGCGGGTCGAGGCGGATCACATTAAAGGGTACATTGAATCGCCGGAGTTCGATATCCCTAGTTCGCTACGGCTCGCTCATGTGCCTCCGGGTCCTGTCGTCGGATCACCCCCATTTGCGGCATCGCCGCAGCAATCCCGGAGTCCATGCACGCCACGAGAGCGGCTGCTGGCGTCAAATGGGGGTCCCCCGATCCGCCGCCACCCGGAGGCACAAGAAAACCGCCGCTCACAAGGCCTCTCGAACTCCGGCGATCAGTGCACCTACTTGAATGAACAGGGGCTGTGTTCGATATACCCGGTCCGGCCGGCCGTGTGCCGGCTCTGGGGAGCGCCGCTTCTGATACCCGCCGGCCGCGAGGCGGAATGGGGCATCCGCGCCTCATCCTCTGCTCCCTCGGGCAGGGGCACGATCGTCTCCTGCGACCTCAACTTCACCGGCAGCCCTTCCCTGGCCGAGCTCGCGAAAAAGGACATCCTGAACGTCGAGACCGCGCTCACAGCGCTTGCGGCCATAAACCACCTCTACTGCAGGGCCGTCGGCGCCGACCCCGAGGAGCGCACGCCCCTCTCCTCTATCGCTTGA